From the Micromonospora echinospora genome, the window GCATCACCAAGGACATCTTCGTCGGCGGACCGGCCGAACGGATCCTGGAGCAGGTCCGGCAGATGTGTGCCACCGACGAGCTGACCTGGTTCCGGACGGAGGACCCGGCCCGGCTGCACAGCGAGGTGTCCCGCCACCTGGCGATCACCGACGACCTCGGCGACCTGCCCGGCGAGGGTTCCCTCGCCACCGACCGGACGATCGCCGGGGCCCGGCTGGCCCTGCTGCCCCGCCCGGTCCGGACCCCGGTGGACCCGGAACCGCTCACCCCGGCCGAGCGCACCGCGCTGGTACGCCAGTTCCTCGCCTCGCCGGAGGCCGCCCGGTTCGGCCTCGACACCATGGACGGCCCGGAGCTGGCGTCCCTGCACTTCTGCCTGAGCCTGCTGCTGGACCACGCGGCGAGCTTCCCGGACGCCGACCCGCTGCGGTGGAGCCCGACGGTGGCCGAGCTGTTCCTGCTCGACTGGGTGCACCGGCGGGCCGTGCTGGACATGGACGACGCCGCCCTGCTTCCCCGGGTGCTGCGTGCCTGGGCCGGGTACGCCGCACGCCGGCGCGGCCTGCCCGAGTCCGCGGCCAGCCAGACGGACAGCGCGATCGAGGAGATGGTGCCGGAGTTCGCCCGCCTCTACAGCACCGGCGAGCGGCGCAGTCCCGCCACGGCAGCGGTGGCCCAGCTGATGGCCGACGGCGTCGATCCCGACGACCCGGAGGCCCTGCACGCCTGGATCGAGGCCAACCGCCACCACCTCACCGACGACTGACCCACTCCGCCTCCGCCGGGCCCTGAGGTGCCCTGCGGCTAGTGGGCTCCGGTCACCAGTGCCAGGTGCCGGGCGGCGACGGAGAGGGTGATCCGCTGGCCCCAGGCCAGGGTGAGCCGGTCCGACTCCAGGCCGTCGGCGAAGGCGACCAGACCGTCGGACTCGGCGGTCAGCTCCAGGGTGCCGTCCGTGCCCAGCCGACCGGCGGTGAGGCTGGCCCCGGTGACCGGCGACGGCCAGGCCTCCCGGACGAACCAGCAGAGCGCCGGTTCGTCCGGGGTGGGCAGCCGGGGCGGGTCCGGACGGTCCCGGGCGATCGAGGCGCACCAGCCGGTCGCCCCGGTGCCGCTGCTCACCACCAGGCCGGAGGAGGACTGCCGCTCCCGTCGGGTCCGCCCGCCGGCGTTCTCGGCGAGCAGGTACCGGGCGGACTGGTGGGACACGTGACCGACGTACACCTCGTTGAGGCCGACCAGTTCCTGTCCGTCGTCGAGGACGGCGCGCGCCATGGTCCGCCGCTCGGTGGTGGCCCGCCCGGCGACGACCGCCCGGAGCAGGTCGGCCACCTGGTCGGGCGTGGAGCGGACCAGGATCCCGGCGTTGCGGCCGGGATCGGGGTCGACCCCGACGACCGGCTGCCGGTCGAGGTACTTGGCGACGTTGGCGACCAGCCCGTCCGGGCCGACCGCGACCACGACGTCCTCCGGGGCGAAGAGGAAGCGGGGCAGGTCGTCCCGGTCGACCGAGCCGCGTCGCCAGTCGGCCGGTACGGCCGCGCCGACCGTGGTCAGCGCGGTCTGGAGCAGTTCGTGCCGGTGGATCACCTCGGCCAGGTCACCGCCCCGGGCCTTCAGGTACCACGCCGCCGCGGCGCGGGTGCCGTGCCGCGCGAGCAGGTCGTCCAGCTCGCTGCGCCGGCTGACGACCACGACCCGGGGGGCCAGGGTGGCGCTCACCGGTCGCTCCCGCCGAGCCGGGTCAGCAGGTCGGCGAGCAGGTCCGGGGTGACGGTGAGCTGACCGATCTGCGGCAGCTGACCGGCCAGCTCGCGCAGCGCGAGGGCGTGCAGCACCTCGACCGGGAGCTGGGCGTACGCCGCCAGCCTGGCCGTCTCGGACTCGGCCTCGGCCTGGCCGAGCACGCGTACCCCGTCGGCCTTCGCGGCGGCGAGGACACGCTCCTTCTCGGCCTCGGCGGTGGAGAGCACCCGGGCACGTTCGGCGGCGGCCGCGTCGGCGACCTTCTCGCGTTCCGCCTTGCCCTGGGCGGCGGCGAGTTCGGCGGCGGCGTCCAGTTCGGCCCGACGGCGGGTGTTCGCGCCGTGCTGTTCCACGAGCTGCTGTTCCCGACGGGCCAGCTCGATCTTGTTCTGGAGCTCGTTCTCGGCGATCGAGCGCTCCTGCTCGACGGCCTGGGCCCGGCGGGCGTACGTGGCCCGATCGGCCTCGACCTGCACCGCCTCGCGGGTGGGGGTCTGGAGTGCCCGTTCCAGTTCCGGTTCGGGACGGATGGCGACCACCCGGGCGCTGACCACGGCGACCCCGACGTCGGCGAGCCGGGGTTCGGTGCCGAGGGCGGCCGAGACCGCCTCCCGCACCGGGGCGATGGTGGTGAGCGCCTCGGCCAGCGGGACCCGGGCGAGCAGGTCGAGGGCCGGTTGCTGGGCCAGTTCGGCGAGGAGCGTGGCGACCTGGTCCAGCGGTCGGGCCCGCGCCACGCCGGTGCGCGGGTCGACGGAGAAGTCGAGCCGGGTGGCGGCGAGCGCCGGGTCGGCCACCCGGTAGGTCACGGTGGCCTGCACGGTGACGTCCGCGAAGTCGCCGGTACGGGCGTGGAAGAGCAGGGGCAGTTCCCGGTCGTCGACCGGCACCTCGCTGAGCACGGCGTGCAGCGGCCGGTACCAGAAGGACAGCCCGGTGCCCTCCCGACGGACCCGGCCACCGGTCGAGTGTCGTACCCAGCTCGTCGGGGTGCCGCGCAGGTGCCGCAGGAAGAGTCGTCGCGAGACGTCAGCCATGATCGTCCTCCCCTTTTTCGTCCCACCGACGATAAAACGTCTGGTAGATTATCGTCAAGGTGGTGATAAACACGTGACCGAGTACCCGCCGTTCGCGGTGACCGCCGACCTGGTGGTGCTGACCGTCCGCACCGACGAGCTGCACGTGCTGCTGGTCCGGCGGGGGGTGGCACCGTACGAGGGCTGCTGGGCGCTGCCCGGCGGGTTCGTCGGCATCGACGAGGACCTGCCCGACGCGGCCGTTCGCGAGCTGACCGAGGAGACCGGCCTGCCCGAGCCGGCCGGGCACCTGGAGCAGCTCGGCACGTACGGCCACCCGACCCGGGATCCGCGCGCCCGGGTGGTGACCGTCGCCTGGCTCGCCCTCCTGCCCGACCTGCCGGCCCCGGTCGCGGGGTCGGACGCGGCCGCCGCCGACTGGGTGCCGGTCAACCGGCTCGACCGGGCACGGCTCGCCTTCGACCACGGGCGGATCCTGACCGACGGGCTGGAACGGGCCCGGGCCAAGCTGGAGTACACCCCGCTGGCGGCGGCGTTCTGCCCGCCCGAGTTCACCGTCGCCCAGCTGCGCGCGGTCTACGAGACGGTCTGGGACACCACGCTCGACCCGCGCAACTTCCATCGCAAGGTCACCGGCACCCCGGGGTTCGTCGAATCGACGGGACGGAGCACCGAGGGTGAGCGGGGGCGTCCGGCCCAACTCTTCCGGCGCGGCCCCGCCACCCTGTTGCACCCGCCGATGCTCCGCCCGTCCGCCTAGAGCCTCGCCCGGTCCTCAGCGCAGCGGCGTGTAGACGGTGACCGCGACAAGGGCACCGAGCGCGGCGCCGGCCAGCACCTGGCCGACCGTGTGGTCGCCCAGGCGCACCCGCGACCACCCCACCAGGACGAGCAGGGGCGAACCGGCCAGCAGCCCTGCTCCCAAGGTCGACGCCAGGACGACCAGCGCTCCTGCGGCCACCGCCGTGTGGATCGACATCTTCCACCAGTGGCTCACCGACACCGCCACCACCAGCCCCACCACCCCGGCGGCGACCAGGGCGAGCACCGGCCGGGGCGCGCCGAGGGCGGCGAGCAGGACGAGCCCGCCGGCCGCCGACGTGATCCCGACCAGCAGGGGGATCCGGCGCTGCTCGCGGATCCGCACGTGGTGGTCGGTGAGCCGGCCCCGGCGTACCCCGCCGAGGATGTAGGCGATCGGGATGCCGCTGGCGAAGACGGTGGCGAGCAGACCCCAACCCAGGCCACCCACACCACTGCGGGCGCTGTGCCAGCCGACCGCGACGAGCAGGACGCTGACCAGCACCGCCGGGGCGGTGGCCTCGGTGACGACCCGCGCCAGCCGCCCGCCCGCGCCGGGGCGCGTACCGTCCGGCGTCGCGGTCCGGTCCTCTGACGCGCTCAGGGTCCGGTCACCGGACCGCGCCCGGGGCGGACGACGGCGGTGGAACGGGGGACGGCGACGGGACGGCCGGCGAGGGAACGCAGGTCACACCGGTCGACTCGGCGCACGTGCCACTGGGTGTCGGAGTGGGCTCCGGGGGCGGCGTGGGTTCCTGACCCGGATCCGGGGAGCCGGTCGGGGCGGGCGTCGTCGGCGTGGGGGCCGCCGTGGGGCGGGGCGTCCGGCTCGGTACGGGCTTCGACGGAGCCGGCGGCCGGGCCGGGGGCGCCGTTCGCGGGTGCGCCGACGGTGACGGGCCTCCGACCGGAACGGCGGACGTGGCGCCACCGGCCGGCGAGTGGATCGGGGCGGCGAAGCCCGGGGACGCCGGGCGGGGCGGCCCGACCACCACCGGCCCCCGCGAGGGCGTCGGGATGAACGGAGTGTCGGCTTTCGGCAGTGCGGTGCCCCCCACGGTGGCCGAGCCGGCGCTGATCGCGGCGAGGATCGGCATGGAGGCGGTGCCGGCGAGCAGGGCGACGGTGAACAGGTAGCCGCGCGTCGGGCCGGGAGAACCCGGGGCCCGGTGCGCACCGACGACCCGCCGGTAGCCGGCCGCCCCGGCGGCGCGGTGCCGACCCAGCAACGGAGGACCGGGACCGTCGTTCTCGAACACCGGGGCCCTCCTCCTGGTCAGGTCGCAGGGAAAACGGGACGAGCCGCTCTCCGGCGGTCATCTCTCTCCCGGACCAGCCTGGACCAGTCACCCTCCGTCCGCCACCCTGCACAGCGTGTCGACACACCCTTTCGTCCGACGCCGTGCCGCCCCGCGCCGGAGCCTCGCGGACCGGGCGATCGGACAGCCCGTCGTCGATCAAGGCAGGCGTAGTGTGGGCCCGCTCACCTCATTCTGCGAATATGGACCCACACGACGGCGACGCAGCCGTGGCCCTCGCACACCCGCGGAGGCTCGGCCGGCTGCCGTCGCTCCCGAACCGGGTTCGGCCAGAATCCGGCTCACGCCGCACGGCAACCCCCACAAAGGGGCCAGGGGCGGCTGCCAGGAGACCCCCCGGCACCTGCCGGGCGGGCGCACGAGTTGCGCGGTCGGGCAATCCCCGGTGCCGGCGCAGACACGACAGGGAGAGACGGATGGCAAAGGGCGACCCCGGGGTCACCACCCGCAGCAGACGGGCGGCACCCAGATCCAAGCGGGCCGCGGCGAAGGGCGCCGACCCGGAGCTGGTGCAGTTACTCACCCCCGAGGGTGAGCGGATCGAGAGCGTCACCGGTCCGGACGGTGTCGAGTACCGCGTCGACTTCACCGACGAGGAGTACCGCGGCCTCTACCGGGACCTGGTGCTCGTGCGGAAGCTGGACGCCGAGGCGACCGCCCTGCAACGGCAGGGCGAGCTGGGCCTCTGGGCCAGCCTGCTCGGCCAGGAGGCGGCCCAGGTCGGCTCCGGGCGGGCGCTGCGCTCGCAGGACATGGCCTTCCCCACCTACCGGGAGCACGGCGTCCTCTACTGCCGGGGCATCGACCCGATCATGCCGCTCGGTCTCTTCCGTGGTGTCGACCAGGGCGGCTGGGACCCGAACGAGTTCAAGTTCAACATGTACACGATCGTGATCGGGGCGCAGACCCTGCACGCGACCGGGTACGCCATGGGCGTCGCCATGGACGGCAAGACCGGCGGCGACGACGGCGAGGCGGTGATCGCCTACTTCGGCGACGGGGCGACCAGCCAGGGCGACGTCAACGAGGCGTTCGTCTGGGCCAGCGTGTTCAACGCGCCGCTGGTCTTCTTCTGCCAGAACAACCAGTACGCGATCTCCGAGCCGCTGGAGCGGCAGACCCGCGTGCCGCTCTACCGCCGCGCCGCCGGCTTCGGCTTCCCCGGCGTACGGGTGGACGGCAACGACGTGCTCGCCTCGTACGCGGTGACCCGGCACGCGCTGGACAACGCCCGCAACGGGCAGGGCCCGAGCCTGATCGAGGCGTACACCTACCGGATGGGCGCGCACACCACCTCCGACGACCCGACCCGGTACCGGATCGCCAGCGAGGTCGAGGCCTGGCAGGCCAAGGACCCGATCGCCCGGATGAAGGCGTTCCTGGAGAAGCAGAAGATCGTCGACGCCGACTTCTTCGCCGAGGTCGACGAGCAGGCCCGCCGCGAGTCGGTCGACCTGCGGGAACGGGTGCTCGCCATGCCGGACCCGGAACCGGTGACGATGTTCGACCACGTCTACCCGAACGGGTCCCCCGAGCTCGACGAGCAGCGGGCGCAGTTCACCAAGTACGAGGCCTCGTTCGAGGGGGGTGCCCACTGATGGCCACGGAGACGCTCTCCATCGGCAAGGCCCTCAACACCGGTCTGCGCCGGGCCCTGGAGCAGGACTCCAAGGTCGTCGTCATGGGCGAGGACGTCGGCAAGCTCGGCGGCGTCTTCCGGATCACCGACGGGCTCCAGAAGGACTTCGGCGACCAGCGGGTGATCGACACCCCGCTGGCCGAGTCCGGGATCATCGGCACCGCGGTCGGCCTGGCCATCCGGGGCTACCGTCCGGTCTGCGAGATCCAGTTCGACGGCTTCGTCTACCCCGCGTACGACCAGATCGTGTCGCAGGTGGCGAAGATGCACTACCGCTCGCGCGGCAAGCTGAACATCCCGATGGTGATCCGCATCCCGTTCGGTGGGGGCATCGGCGCGGTGGAGCACCACTCCGAGTCGCCGGAGGCGTACTTCTCGCACACCGCCGGCCTCAAGGTTGTCTCCTGCGCCAGCCCGCAGGACGCGTACGTGATGATCCAGCAGGCCATCGCCTCGGACGACCCGATCGTCTTCCTGGAGCCGAAGCGGCGCTACTGGGAGAAGGGTCCGGTGGAGCTGGACGCCCCGCTGTCGGAGGCGTACCCGCTGCACGCGGCCCGGGTGGTGCGGCCCGGCACGGACGTCACCGTGCTGGCGTACGGCCCGATGGTGCGGACCTGCCTGGACGCGGCGACGGCCGCCGCCGAGGACGGCCGGGAGCTGGAGGTCGTCGACCTGCGCACGCTCTCCCCGCTGGACCTGGCCCCGGTGTACGAGTCGGTGCGCCGCACCGGCCGCTGCGTGGTCGTGCACGAGGCCCCGGGCAACCTGGGTCTGGGCGCGGAGATCGCAGCCCGGGTCACCGAGGAGTGCTTCTACTCCCTGGAGTCCCCGGTGCTGCGGGTGACCGGCTACGACACCCCCTACCCGGCGGCCCGGGTCGAGGAGGAGTACCTGCCCGACCTCGACCGGGTGCTCGACGGCGTCGACCGCACCTTCGGCTGGTGAGCGGCATGTCGCGGATCAAGGAGTTCAACCTGCCCGACCTGGGTGAGGGGCTGACCGAGGGCGAGATCCTGGCCTGGCTGGTCAAGGTCGGGGACGTCATCGAGCTGAACCAGCCGATCGTCGAGGTCGAGACGGCCAAGGCGGCGGTGGAGATCCCGGCCAAGTGGGCCGGCCAGGTGAGGTCGATCTTCCACCCGGAGGGCTCCACGGTCGAGGTCGGTACGCCGATCATCGCGATCGACACCGACCCGGGCGCCGGGCCGGTGGAGGAGGAGGCCACTCCCACCCCGTCGGCTGCGGCGCTGGCGGCGGTGGACGTGGCCCCGAGCGAGGGCGCGGTCGAGCCCGGCCTGATCGGTGGCCCCGCCCCGGGCGGTCGGACGGCCGTACTGGTCGGCTACGGGCCGCGCAGCACGGCCGCCAAGCGCCGCCCGCGCAAGGCGACCGGTCCGGTGCCGGCGCAGACCACGCCGGCACCGGCGGCCCAGCCCGTGCCCGCCGCGCCGGCGGTGCCGGTCGCCCGCACCGCCCCGGTCACGCCCCGAACCGCCCCGGCGGCCAACGGAAACGGCACCGGTGCGCTGGTGCTGGCCAAGCCGCCGGTACGCAAGCTCGCCCGGGATCTCGGAGTCGACCTCACCACGCTGACCGGGTCGGGTCCGCTCGGCTCGATCACCCGGGAGGACGTCCACCGGGCGGCGGACGGGGCCGCGACGGCGACGTCGACCGTGGTGGCGACTCAGGCGACCACGGCGGCGGCCTTCGGCGCGGACCGCGAGCGGCGGATCCCGGTCAAGGGCGTGCGGAAGCTCACCGCCGAGAACATGTCCGCCTCGGCGTTCACCGCCCCGCACGTCACGGAGTTCCTGACCGTGGACGTGACCCGGGCGATGAAGGCACTGGACCGGCTCCGCGCCCGGCGGGAGTGGCGGGACGTCCGGGTCTCGCCGCTGCTGCTGGTCGCCAAGGCGGTGCTGCTGGCGGTCCAGCGGCACCCGATGGTCAACTCGACCTGGGCCGGCGACGAGATCGTGGTCAAGGAGTACGTCAACCTGGGCATCGCGGCGGCCACCGAGCGCGGCCTGATCGTGCCGAACATCAAGGACGCCGGACAGCTCTCGCTGCGGGAGCTGGCCGACGCGATGACCGCCCTGGTGCAGACGGCGAAGGCCGGGAAGACCTCCCCGGCCGACATGTCCGGTGGCACGCTGACCATCACCAACGTCGGTGTGTTCGGGGTGGACACCGGTACGCCGATCCTGCCCCCGGGCGAGTCGGCGATCCTGGCGTTCGGCGCGGTCCGCGAGATGCCCTGGGTGCACAAGGGCAAGGTCAAGCCGCGTCAGGTGACGACGTTGGGGCTCTCCTTCGACCACCGGATCATCGACGGCGAGCTCGGGTCGAAGTTCCTGCGGGACATCGGTGACTTCCTGACCGATCCGGAGGCGGCGCTGCTCGCCTGGACCTGACACGTTCCACGGCTACGACGGCCGGTGCGCCGGGGTTACTCCCGGCACACCGGCCGTCACCGTATGACCATACGAAACCTCGGCTCAACCCGCCGTCAACCTTCGATCGTTCGGCTGGTGTCCCAGCTCACCTTGGAATCGTTGGAGTTCGACGCGGATATGCGCTTCAATGGAGGCACGACGGGCTGACAACCGAATAGCCAGCGAGGAGAGACCCATGAGCATGATCGAGCGAATCCGCAACCGCCGCGACGCCAACCGCCGCGCCCGTGCCATCGAGCACGCGCTGCGTTCGGCCAACTCGCCTGCGGTCCGCGACGAGATCCTCGCCATCGCCCAGCGTCACATGACCATGCGCTGACGGCTACGACTTTCTCACCTCCTCCCCATCGACGACCCGCCCGGGCCCCGGGCGGGTCGTCGGCTTTCAGACCCTTCGGCACCGGGATTCCGCCCTCGTACGAGCGCCCGGTACGGTGGGGCACGGTCGTTCCCGCCCCTGCCGGAGGACGTCAGGCGGATAGAAACCGCTCGACACCATCCGGCGACGCGGAGTGACGGCCGGTGCTCCCCGAGTGCCACGGGCGGCCACCGGATACGGTGCGGGGGAGCGCGGCAGGGCCGGCCAGCCGGCTATGCCGGCGAGCAAGCCGACGGCACCCGATCGGCGTCGGCGGCCGACATGTGATGGAGGAGGCGCAGCCATGACGTCCGAGGGCCCGCACCACCCCGGCCAGGAGCCGGACCAGGTGTCGCCGGGCGCCGGTGGATCGGCGCCGTACGGCGACCGGTCAGCGCAGCAGGAGAACGGGTACGGCACAGCCGCCCCCGACCTGGGCTGGGCACCGCCACCGCCGGCCGCGCGACCGAACTCCCCCGCCCCGGCGTGGAGCGCGCCCGGCGAGGCGCCCCCGACCGTGGGTTGGAAGGCACCCGGCGAAGCCCAGCCCGGCCCGTGGGGGCCGCCGGCCGGATCGGGCCAGCCGTGGGGTGGCCCGGCCGGGCAGCCGCAGCCGGGCACCTGGAACCCCCAGGCCGACCAACAGCAGCCGACCACCGCGTGGGCCGCCGTGCCGCAGACGCCGCCCCGGGGCGAGTCCCCGCAGCAGGGTGGAGCCCAGCCCGGCTGGGGTGCGCAGGGCGAGTCCGCCCCGCAGAACTGGCCGGGACCGGGTGCCCCGCAGCAGTCCTGGCCGGCACCTGACGAGCAGCCGCCGGCCAGGAGCCCGCAGCAGCCCGCGCCCTGGGGGCCGGCCGGCGACCAGCCGCCGACCGCCTGGAGCCCGCAGGGCACCCCGCCGCCAGCGAACTGGGGCCCGCAGAACGAGCAGCCGGCCGGCTGGGGCGCGCCGGGCGACCAGCCGCAGCAGGACGACTGGGGCGGCCGGGCCCCCGGCCCGCAGCAGGGCGAGCAGGCTCCGGCGGCCCGGGGCGCGGCGTCGGTCCGCCCACCGGCGGACCCTCAGCCTGCCTGGGGTGCGGCCCCCGCCCCGCATCCGGGCGGCCAGCAGCCCCAGCCCTGGAGCCCCGCCGACGAGCAGCCGCCGACGGCCGCCTGGGGTGCCGCGTCCGTGCCGCAGCAGGCGGAACCGCAGCAGTCCGGGTGGGACTCGCCCGGCGACCAGCCCCGGCCGACCGAGGCGTGGCCGCCGGCCGAGCCGCCCGCGCCGCCGGCCCGCGCCACCGCCTCGGTGGGCCGCGCCGACGTCCCGGCCTGGGGCGCCGGAGTCGCCCGCCCCGGTGACGACGCCGTCCCCGCCCGTCCGGTCGTTCCGGATGGGGAGCCGTGGTCGGCCGACGAGGTGTGGGGCAAGGCCGGATCGGATCCGGCCCCGGCCGAGCCCGCCGGGCCGGGCTGGGAGCCGTCCCGCGCCGAGAACCCGCCGGCCTACCAGCCGGCCCCGGGGCCGGGCATCTCGCCCGCCAACGCCGTACCGCTGCCTCCCCAGGAGGCGCGGGTTCCCGGTGCCAGCCTGGCCGCGTCGCCGCCGGCCGACTACGCCCCGCCGGCGCCGTTCGCCCCGCCCGCCGACCAGCCGCCGTACGGCGAGCCGGCCGGACGCGAGAGCGGGTACGACGCGCAGCCGGTCGACGGGTGGGGGGCCGAGGCCGCCCAGGCCGGAGCGCAGGGCATTCCGCACCCGCGTACCTCACCCGAGTCCATCGGGGGCGACGCCGGTGGCAGCGTCTCGGCCAGCGCCTCCGTACCGGTTTCCAACCGGGTGGCGCCTCCGGCCGACCAGGCCCTGCAACAGCCCTCCATGCCGGCCCCGCAGCCGCGGGTCTACGGCCGCCCGGCCCGGTCCGCCGACGGTCCGGACCAGGCCGAACACGGCGGCCAGCCGGAGCCCCACCGCTTCGGCCCGGACGGCGACACCGGCGGCCGGTTCGACGGTGAGCCCGAGTCCCGGTTCGACGCCGCCCCCGGTCGCTTCGACGGCGCTGCCGATCCCCGTTTCGACGGCGGGCAGAACTCCCGCTTCGACGCCGGCCCCGGGGACCGCTTCGACGCCGGCCATGGCGAGCGGTTCGACGGTGGAGCGGGCAACCGTTTCGACGGCGGGCCGGCGGACCGTTTCGACGGCGGCCCCGGGGACCGCTTCGACGGTCCGGGGCGGTTCGACACCGGACCGGGTCCCCGGTTCGACGAGCACGACCAGCGGCACGACCGGCCCGGCTTCGGGGACGCGTCGGCCTCCGCCGCGTCCGCGCCGGTCCCGCAGCCGGCGCTGCCGCCCTTCCCGCCCGGTGTGCCCACGTTCAACGACCCGATGAGCAACCAGCGCCCGGTCAACGGCACGAAGCCGCACGGCGAGCCGGCCCGTTCCGGTGACCGGTACGGCGGGGCGGCGGCACCGGTCAGCCCCGGCGCCATGGGCCACGACCCGGGTCATGGCTCGGCGGACGCCACCCGGGGCTTCCCGGCGGCTTTCCCGGCCCCGGGCGACCAGCCGGACCGTCCGCTCTGGGACCTGGGGGACTCGCCCCAGGGCGACCAGGGTCGGTTCGACGCCTTCAAGCCGGAGGCGGCCGAGAGCAAGCCGGCCGAACCGCCGACCCCGAAGGTCCGCAACGGACGCGTGCTGCTGGCGGTGCTCACTGCGGCCGTGCTCATCCTGGTCGTGCCGCTCGGCGCGCTCTGGGCGCTCGGCAAGCTCGGCGGCTCGGACGAACCCGCCTTCAACCCGGCCGTCGGTTCCTGCGTGAAGCAGGCCGGCGAGGGTGCGGTGGCCGCCGACTGCGGCGACCAGGGCGCGTTCAAGATCGTGTCGAGGGTCGACGACAAGGCCAAGTGCACCGACGCGACCCAGCCGCGCGTGGAACTGCCCGGCAACTCTCCCACCCGGGTGCTCTGCCTGGGACCGGCCACCTGACGACCCGACGACGACGTGCGGCGGCCCCCTGGGGTCCGCCGCACGTTCCGTTTCACCCGCCGATGCGACTCCGGACGGTGGATCCGGCCGTCAGGCGGTCCGGTTGGTGGTCCAGCGCTGGGTCGGCTCGGTCGTGGAGCAGGTGGCCAGTTCGAGCGCCACGAGCGCGCCGGTGGACGCCCCCGCCGCCTGGACGCAGAGACCGGACGACGCCTTGATGTGGTAGGTCAGCCCGGTCAGCGCGGTGAAGGTCCACCGCTGCGCGGCGGCACCGGAACAGCTCGCCTGCACGACCGGGGTGCCGACGGTGGTCGCGCCGCCCAACGGGGTGAGGCACTTCAAGCTGTGGTTGTTGGTCAGGGTGTAGGTGCCGCCGGTGGCCGAGG encodes:
- the pdhA gene encoding pyruvate dehydrogenase (acetyl-transferring) E1 component subunit alpha produces the protein MAKGDPGVTTRSRRAAPRSKRAAAKGADPELVQLLTPEGERIESVTGPDGVEYRVDFTDEEYRGLYRDLVLVRKLDAEATALQRQGELGLWASLLGQEAAQVGSGRALRSQDMAFPTYREHGVLYCRGIDPIMPLGLFRGVDQGGWDPNEFKFNMYTIVIGAQTLHATGYAMGVAMDGKTGGDDGEAVIAYFGDGATSQGDVNEAFVWASVFNAPLVFFCQNNQYAISEPLERQTRVPLYRRAAGFGFPGVRVDGNDVLASYAVTRHALDNARNGQGPSLIEAYTYRMGAHTTSDDPTRYRIASEVEAWQAKDPIARMKAFLEKQKIVDADFFAEVDEQARRESVDLRERVLAMPDPEPVTMFDHVYPNGSPELDEQRAQFTKYEASFEGGAH
- a CDS encoding dihydrolipoamide acetyltransferase family protein; translated protein: MSRIKEFNLPDLGEGLTEGEILAWLVKVGDVIELNQPIVEVETAKAAVEIPAKWAGQVRSIFHPEGSTVEVGTPIIAIDTDPGAGPVEEEATPTPSAAALAAVDVAPSEGAVEPGLIGGPAPGGRTAVLVGYGPRSTAAKRRPRKATGPVPAQTTPAPAAQPVPAAPAVPVARTAPVTPRTAPAANGNGTGALVLAKPPVRKLARDLGVDLTTLTGSGPLGSITREDVHRAADGAATATSTVVATQATTAAAFGADRERRIPVKGVRKLTAENMSASAFTAPHVTEFLTVDVTRAMKALDRLRARREWRDVRVSPLLLVAKAVLLAVQRHPMVNSTWAGDEIVVKEYVNLGIAAATERGLIVPNIKDAGQLSLRELADAMTALVQTAKAGKTSPADMSGGTLTITNVGVFGVDTGTPILPPGESAILAFGAVREMPWVHKGKVKPRQVTTLGLSFDHRIIDGELGSKFLRDIGDFLTDPEAALLAWT
- a CDS encoding alpha-ketoacid dehydrogenase subunit beta, giving the protein MATETLSIGKALNTGLRRALEQDSKVVVMGEDVGKLGGVFRITDGLQKDFGDQRVIDTPLAESGIIGTAVGLAIRGYRPVCEIQFDGFVYPAYDQIVSQVAKMHYRSRGKLNIPMVIRIPFGGGIGAVEHHSESPEAYFSHTAGLKVVSCASPQDAYVMIQQAIASDDPIVFLEPKRRYWEKGPVELDAPLSEAYPLHAARVVRPGTDVTVLAYGPMVRTCLDAATAAAEDGRELEVVDLRTLSPLDLAPVYESVRRTGRCVVVHEAPGNLGLGAEIAARVTEECFYSLESPVLRVTGYDTPYPAARVEEEYLPDLDRVLDGVDRTFGW
- a CDS encoding SPFH domain-containing protein, which produces MADVSRRLFLRHLRGTPTSWVRHSTGGRVRREGTGLSFWYRPLHAVLSEVPVDDRELPLLFHARTGDFADVTVQATVTYRVADPALAATRLDFSVDPRTGVARARPLDQVATLLAELAQQPALDLLARVPLAEALTTIAPVREAVSAALGTEPRLADVGVAVVSARVVAIRPEPELERALQTPTREAVQVEADRATYARRAQAVEQERSIAENELQNKIELARREQQLVEQHGANTRRRAELDAAAELAAAQGKAEREKVADAAAAERARVLSTAEAEKERVLAAAKADGVRVLGQAEAESETARLAAYAQLPVEVLHALALRELAGQLPQIGQLTVTPDLLADLLTRLGGSDR
- a CDS encoding NAD(+)/NADH kinase, which translates into the protein MSATLAPRVVVVSRRSELDDLLARHGTRAAAAWYLKARGGDLAEVIHRHELLQTALTTVGAAVPADWRRGSVDRDDLPRFLFAPEDVVVAVGPDGLVANVAKYLDRQPVVGVDPDPGRNAGILVRSTPDQVADLLRAVVAGRATTERRTMARAVLDDGQELVGLNEVYVGHVSHQSARYLLAENAGGRTRRERQSSSGLVVSSGTGATGWCASIARDRPDPPRLPTPDEPALCWFVREAWPSPVTGASLTAGRLGTDGTLELTAESDGLVAFADGLESDRLTLAWGQRITLSVAARHLALVTGAH
- a CDS encoding NUDIX hydrolase, giving the protein MTEYPPFAVTADLVVLTVRTDELHVLLVRRGVAPYEGCWALPGGFVGIDEDLPDAAVRELTEETGLPEPAGHLEQLGTYGHPTRDPRARVVTVAWLALLPDLPAPVAGSDAAAADWVPVNRLDRARLAFDHGRILTDGLERARAKLEYTPLAAAFCPPEFTVAQLRAVYETVWDTTLDPRNFHRKVTGTPGFVESTGRSTEGERGRPAQLFRRGPATLLHPPMLRPSA
- a CDS encoding phosphatase PAP2 family protein is translated as MLVSVLLVAVGWHSARSGVGGLGWGLLATVFASGIPIAYILGGVRRGRLTDHHVRIREQRRIPLLVGITSAAGGLVLLAALGAPRPVLALVAAGVVGLVVAVSVSHWWKMSIHTAVAAGALVVLASTLGAGLLAGSPLLVLVGWSRVRLGDHTVGQVLAGAALGALVAVTVYTPLR